From the genome of Papaver somniferum cultivar HN1 chromosome 2, ASM357369v1, whole genome shotgun sequence, one region includes:
- the LOC113346755 gene encoding serine/arginine-rich splicing factor SR45a-like: MADSPRRRYSRSPPPLERPRSRSRSRDRSRSRSRSPNGNDALNPGNTLYVTGLSSRVTERDLEDHFSKEGKVSSCRLVMEPRTQISRGFAFVTMDNVGDADHCIKHLNQSVLEGRCITVEKSRRKRPRTPTPGNYLGAKSTRETGYRGDRGRYRGGGGGYGRDEYRRSPRRSPPYRGGRDYSPPRRSPYGGRHYSPPPRRSPYGGGRSRRERSRSYDGPERGYGRRPDVYSR, encoded by the exons ATG GCCGATTCACCTCGTAGAAG GTATTCAAGATCTCCTCCCCCTCTAGAACGTCCCAGATCCAGGTCCAGATCAAGGGACCGATCTAGATCCAGGTCCAGAAGTCCTAACGG GAATGATGCCTTAAATCCTGGAAATACGCTTTACGTGACTGGCCTGTCAAGCAGGGTCACAGAAAGAGACCTTGAGGATCACTTCTCTAAGGAGGGAAAG GTAAGTTCATGCCGTCTCGTTATGGAGCCTCGTACACAGATTTCTCGAGGTTTTGCTTTTGTGACAATGGACAACGTTGGAGATGCTGACCATTGTATAAAACATCTCAATCAATCTGTATTAGAGGGCAGATGCATCACTGTTGAGAAG tcaAGGAGGAAGCGCCCTAGAACACCTACTCCTGGCAACTATCTAGGAGCTAAAAGTACCAGAGAAACTG GCTATAGAGGCGACCGTGGCAGGTAccgtggtggtggcggtggttatgGCCGTGATGAGTATCGTAGGTCTCCGAGGCGCTCACCACCTTATCGAGGAGGCCGTGACTATTCTCCCCCTCGAAGATCTCCGTATGGTGGTCGTCATTATTCCCCCCCTCCACGAAGGTCACCTTATGGCGGGGGACGGTCTAGGAGAGAAAGATCTAGGTCGTATGATGGTCCCGAAAGGGGTTATGGACGTCGCCCTGATGTCTACTCTCGGTAA
- the LOC113346756 gene encoding ankyrin repeat domain-containing protein, chloroplastic-like, with amino-acid sequence MPPSSTLLKPQTSQIFSLFPNPFSLANPNSQISTQTLTFLRKPHSFSLSVSTNSYSSSYPQNQGSYSVAEEEDDVIGDCVVFEEGIFEDPFLEKNDFDSEKPSSKIISKTPVKEETLVPDNWREVQAEINITKKERRKIMHSIEFGSKIQKKNKGVPVTSTVEFLSYREYKLAQLNPVVLDNPDFDLKEDERDDEMISSSTATSSSSNRVAPRNPRLAVYQGTFDDITEFFNSGDYVPGANSDKKSDGPRKLFSKEEKFLLNRRIPNLEDAASGKWLPLHTLAASGEFFLVDALMKHSVDINAADKDGLTALHKAILCKKQAITNYLLRESANPFVRDKDGATLMHYAVQSASTHTIKILLLYNIDINLADDDGWTPLHIAVQSRRTDLVRLLLIKGADKTLKNGDGLTPLDICLYSGRDTRTYELLRLLKLLPKSKQHQLL; translated from the exons ATGCCACCATCGTCAACTCTGCTTAAACCCCAAACCTCGCAAATCTTCTCTTTATTTCCCAATCCATTCTCTCTCGCTAACCCTAATTCTCAAATCTCAACTCAAACCCTTACATTTCTTAGAAAACCCCACTCATTCTCTCTCTCAGTTTCCACAAATTCATACTCATCTTCTTACCCACAAAACCAAGGCTCATACTCAGtagctgaagaagaagatgatgtaatTGGTGATTGTGTTGTATTTGAAGAAGGAATTTTTGAAGACCCATTTCTtgagaaaaatgattttgattctgaGAAACCTAGTAGTAAAATTATATCAAAAACACCAGTCAAGGAAGAAACTTTGGTACCAGATAATTGGAGAGAAGTACAAGCTGAAATCAATATTACTAAgaaagaaaggagaaaaattatGCATTCCATTGAATTTGGTAGTAAAATtcagaagaaaaataaaggggTCCCTGTGACTAGTACAGTAGAATTTTTGTCTTATAGAGAGTATAAGTTAGCTCAGTTGAATCCTGTTGTTCTTGATAACCCTGATTTTGATTTGAAAGAGGATGAGAGGGACGATGAAATGATTTCTTCTTCGACTGCTACATCAAGCAGTAGCAACCGAGTGGCTCCTAGGAATCCTAGATTGGCTGTTTATCAGGGTACTTTTGATGATATAACTGAGTTCTTTAATAGTGGTGATTATGTACCTGGAGCAAACAGTGACAAGAAATCAGATG GTCCTCGTAAGTTGTTTTCGAAGGAAGAAAAGTTTCTCTTGAATAGGCGCATACCTAATCTGGAGGACGCTGCTTCA GGAAAATGGCTACCATTACACACTCTAGCTGCTTCAGGAGAGTTCTTCCTTGTGGATGCCCTGATGAAGCACAGTGTTGACATCAATGCTGCAGATAAg GATGGTCTGACTGCACTTCATAAAGCAATACTGTGTAAAAAGCAAGCCATTACCAATTATCTTTTAAGGGAATCGGCAAACCCTTTTGTTCGTGACAAA GATGGAGCAACCTTGATGCATTATGCTGTTCAAAGTGCCTCAACTCACACAATCAAAATTCTTCTGTTGTATAATATTGACATAAACCTCGCAGATGAT GATGGATGGACACCATTGCATATTGCTGTTCAATCCCGAAGAACGGATTTGGTGAGGCTTTTGCTTATTAAAGGAGCTGATAAGACGCTAAAGAATGGG GATGGCTTAACCCCACTTGATATTTGCCTATACTCTGGTCGAGACACGAGGACTTACGAGCTTCTCAGATTATTAAAGTTGTTGCCCAAGTCCAAACAACATCAACTACTTTGA
- the LOC113346757 gene encoding bifunctional nuclease 2-like: MFRVDCRVCKIPPIFGIVTDRSNVDHHRTSLVFNSSTSSINFCTCCCSSSSSSSLSLQLGCCSSRSRLINKSNCSNNNKLKTIISCKASSSGNNSRRRSGFGDDYVQAFLLYSETIRHYQLRKQGFVEETKLSPFSTQAQYFTPNTTTGHGFLRRFQNPTVFLKIACDGDLLLPIAVGDSAIQNLIDVSREDENADLPSQFQLIKNLGLKLGYEILMVRITERVVNTYYAKIFFRKPGEKIVLSVDARPSDAINVAKRCKVPIFINKQIVLTDATKIVYGARRRSYSKTAYDVYLDSAAEGPDLLSEELDLLKNMNLAVKEERYKDAALMKFKLTKLRSSGL; the protein is encoded by the exons ATGTTTAGAGTAGATTGTAGAGTTTGTAAGATTCCTCCGATTTTCGGGATTGTCACAGACAGATCAAATGTAGATCATCATCGTACTTCACTAGTGTTTAATTCGTCTACTTCTTCTATTAATTTTTGTACTTGTTGTTGTTCATCATCGTCGTCTTCTTCATTGTCACTTCAATTAGGTTGTTGTTCTTCTAGAAGTAGACtaataaataaatctaattgtagtaataataataaattgaAAACTATCATTTCCTGTAAAGCTTCTTCCTCTGGTAATAACTCTAGACGTAGATCAGGTTTTGGTGATGATTATGTTCAAGCTTTTCTCTTATATTCAG AAACTATCAGACACTACCAATTACGGAAACAAGGGTTTGTAGAAGAGACAAAGTTATCTCCGTTTTCAACTCAAGCACAGTACTTTACACCTAATACTACCACAGGACATGGGTTTCTTCGACGTTTTCAGAATCCTACAGTTTTTCTTAAGATTGCTTGCGATGGAGATTTGTTACTCCCGATTGCTGTCG GGGATTCTGCAATTCAGAATCTTATAGATGTCTCAAGAGAGGATGAGAATGCG GATCTTCCAAGCCAATTCCAGTTGATTAAAAATCTTGGGTTAAAACTTGGATACGAG aTATTAATGGTACGGATTACAGAGAGAGTTGTTAATACGTACTATGCCAAAATATTTTTCAGAAAG CCAGGGGAAAAAATTGTTCTAAGTGTGGATGCACGGCCATCAGATGCCATAAATGTTGCAAAGAGATGCAAG GTTCCAATTTTCATAAACAAGCAAATTGTCTTGACAGATGCTACTAAAATTGTTTACGGTGCTAGGAGACGAAGTTACTCGAAAACAGCTTATGACGTATATTTGGACAG TGCTGCAGAAGGGCCAGATTTACTCTCTGAGGAGCTTGATCTTCTTAAGAATATGAATTTAGCTGTCAAGGAGGAAAGATATAAAGACGCGG CACTAATGAAATTCAAGCTCACAAAGCTCCGCTCATCCGGACTTTGA